One genomic window of Bactrocera dorsalis isolate Fly_Bdor chromosome 4, ASM2337382v1, whole genome shotgun sequence includes the following:
- the LOC105224152 gene encoding calaxin, protein MVVTKTASGVKVAAGGGNGGATGNGNCNSNGAARRTQTAEPQAAAKEKSGVSAGKEKSALLTSKCILRTITAFLASNKRNSYNAQMRAKQTNRRRRQRKMDELSGKINPKLLENLRKKTKFTKAEVDALCRIYRKLISNCQYSAKALATGSSSAAIVKPHATVEGIDRVVFRELLHSTFDIVTEEILMERIFSCWDRAHEGLPLRLEGWLTGLSIFLRGSLAERAHFCFRVYDLNSDGFITKDEMFTLLRNCLIKQPQDEDPDEGVKDLVEIVLKKFDLDKDGKVSIEDFMGTLEAEPLLLQAFGQCLPSETATVSFFSTLQI, encoded by the exons ATGG TGGTAACGAAAACAGCTTCAGGTGTGAAGGTGGCAGCTGGAGGTGGCAATGGTGGTGCCACTGGCAATGGCAACTGCAACAGCAACGGTGCGGCACGACGCACACAAACCGCTGAGCCACAAGCGGCGGCTAAGGAAAAGTCAGGCGTCTCGGCGGGCAAGGAGAAGTCAGCATTGCTTACCAGCAAATGTATACTGAGGACCATCACCGCGTTTCTGGCGAGCAACAAACGCAACTCCTACAATGCACAAATGCGCGCCAAACAGACAAATAGACGACGTCGCCAGCGCAAGATGGACGAGTTGAGCGGCAAAATTAATCCGAAATTGTTGGAGAATTTGCGAAAAAAGACAAAGTTCACCAA agCTGAGGTCGACGCTTTGTGTCGAATCTATCGCAAACTCATATCAAATTGTCAATATTCAGCAAAAGCATTAGCCACTGGTAGCTCCAGTGCGGCAATAGTAAAACCGCATGCAACAGTGGAG GGCATTGATCGCGTTGTGTTCCGCGAACTGCTGCACAGCACATTCGATATTGTAACAGAAGAAATTCTCATGGAGCGCATTTTTTCTTGTTGGGATCGTGCTCACGAGGGCCTACCATTACGTTTGGAGGGTTGGTTAACTGGCTTGTCGATATTCTTACGTGGCTCATTAGCCGAGCGCGCACACTTTTGCTTTCGCGTCTATGATTTGAATAGCGATGGGTTCATTACGAAGGACGAGATGTTTACACTATTGCGTAATTGTCTTATCAAACAACCACAGGATGAAGATCCCGATGAGGGTGTTAAGGATTTGGTAGAGattgtgttgaaaaaattcGATTTGGACAAGGATGGCAAg GTTTCAATAGAGGATTTTATGGGCACTCTTGAGGCCGAACCCTTGCTGTTGCAAGCCTTTGGACAATGCTTACCATCTGAGACGGCCactgtttcatttttttcaacattacaaatataa
- the LOC105224135 gene encoding ubiquitin-conjugating enzyme E2 H has translation MSSPSAGKRRMDNDVIKLIESKHEVTILGGLNEFHVKFFGPHGTPYEGGVWKVRVYLPDNYPFKSPSIGFVNKIYHPNIDESSGTVCLDVINQAWTALYDLSNIFESFLPQLLTYPNPVDPLNRDAAALYLHEPEEYHRKVADYVQRYATEEALRAAQQERESSDSESSMSDYSEDEARDMEL, from the coding sequence ATGTCCTCACCCAGCGCTGGTAAGCGACGCATGGACAATGATGTCATCAAGCTAATCGAATCCAAGCACGAAGTGACCATTTTGGGCGGCCTCAATGAGTTTCATGTGAAATTTTTCGGACCACATGGCACACCCTATGAAGGTGGCGTATGGAAGGTGCGCGTCTACCTGCCCGACAATTATCCATTCAAATCGCCAAGTATAGGGTTCGTGAATAAAATCTACCATCCGAATATCGACGAATCGTCCGGCACTGTGTGCCTGGACGTGATCAATCAGGCTTGGACCGCACTATATGATCTCTCAAATATATTCGAATCATTTCTACCACAATTGCTGACATATCCGAATCCGGTTGATCCGCTGAATCGTGATGCAGCGGCGTTGTACTTGCACGAACCGGAGGAGTATCATCGCAAAGTGGCCGACTATGTGCAACGCTACGCCACCGAGGAGGCGTTGCGTGCGGCGCAACAGGAGCGAGAGAGCAGCGACAGCGAATCGAGCATGTCGGATTATAGTGAAGACGAGGCCCGTGATATGGAATTATAA